The DNA window AAGAGGAAGTTTATTTCAAGcctttgtatttttaacaacaTACATGAGACAAGAAACAGACCTGAGTGTTCTGATTATGTGAGCATGACATTCGCTTCTTTTCAGTGTTCCACGCTGCTAGCTCTGACGCTAAACCTCCTTTTGATCACCCAAGCCCCCACACCCAGAGCCAAAAGCAGCTTGATGCCCAAAGCCAGAGCAAGAAGCAGCACAAGGAGCGAGACCGAGCTCTTTGAGGTTAACTTCTCTGGACTGGGGGGCAAAAGGTAGAGCGTGGCTTGATCCTTTCCCAAAGAGTTTGAAGCTGCACAGATGTACTGTCGTCCAGGTTTGACGTCCAGCAGTTGGCTCGAAGCACGGTATTGCCCGGTAGCGTCTTGAGAAAGAGGGAACGAAGTGTCTCCGTCCTGAACACCGTCTGGTTCAATCCATTGAACGTCAGGAAGAGGGGAACCCTGAACGTGACACACGGCTTTGAAGCCAGCTTCACTCCCCTCGGCTGACAAACTCAGGATTCGTGGTGCAGCTGGTAATGagcaacataaaaataactgttaGAAAAATATGTCAgcaactgatataaaaatatcaattgaTAAGTTGGATTGTTTGAACCAAAGTCCACTGTAATTTGAATTGGAATGTCATGTGACCATGTAGCATATTTAGCCTACTTTTAGtctttttacaatttcacaaaGATTTATCTTAAGGCTTCAATTGTTAAATATCATTCAGACAAAGTTTTTTTGGTCATTATATGCTAATTATATACTAATTGCCTTTCCATGgatattaattcatttcataTTGACCGTTTTAAtttgacaattatttttttactgcttcCTGTTTCCACCccaaattcaaatttattattattattgttattactattattattaattaatgttttaattgaattttgatAAGCATTCTGAATGGAACACAACACATCGGCTGCAACCAATCAGATCAGTTCATATCAGCTTATTTTTATCCTTTCTATTTTTGGagatatttattgattaattattaattggtTAGGGTTAAGGCTAGTGAATATTGTTCCATGACCAACAAAAGCAAACTTACTGTCATCATAAAGATACAATGTTTCCTTCCTTAAGTTAGGACATCAAATGAGAACGTGAATCAACTGATGCTTTTCTTACCCTCCACCCGTAGACGAGTACCGAGTGCGTTCTCAAAGCTCGTATGGTGATGCCCCAGTATCTCCACGCGGCAGTAGTAACGGCCGCTGTCCTTCAAGGTCACGCTGTTGATCCTGAGTGAGACGTCATGGTTTCGGTGGTTGCCCTCCAGGCGGTAGCGCTGGTCCTGGTTGGGTTTTGATTGGCACAGCTGGCTGTTGTTGAGGCTCGCGCACCTGAACAGCAGAGTGGAGGCCCGTCCGTGGCCCAGGGTCCACAATACATGTATGGAGGAGGGATGGGTGTGATGCGGGTGGCTGAAAGAGCAGGGAAGCACTACTGGGTACCCCTCTATCGTCCGGACCTCACTGGGCGCTTTTATCAGCCAGCCGTCATCGTCTTTGGCTACAGCTAGGGAACAAGGTTGACAAAGcttacaaaatcaaaatgatcatGTCTGTTGAGTTACTCCAGTCAATGTACGTATGTAAACTTGAATTTTCTCACCTGCAGAATAAAGGATCATCAGCAGACTGAGAGATTTAGTGAACTGGTGTTTGTCCATTGCAGACGTTCTGGATTTATGATTCAGtatgagagggaaaaaaatcctAGCCATATGTTCCTGTTTCTGACTCACCATCACACATTACTGACTTCATACATCTAACTAAATCTCTCAGTCTGCTGGTGATCCTTtgctatccatccatccatccat is part of the Puntigrus tetrazona isolate hp1 chromosome 16, ASM1883169v1, whole genome shotgun sequence genome and encodes:
- the si:dkey-11p23.7 gene encoding V-set and Ig domain-containing protein, whose product is NNLLPLRLQITENKLNIYSCIFRENIPGSHRQKISNEGIGTKQDAVAKDDDGWLIKAPSEVRTIEGYPVVLPCSFSHPHHTHPSSIHVLWTLGHGRASTLLFRCASLNNSQLCQSKPNQDQRYRLEGNHRNHDVSLRINSVTLKDSGRYYCRVEILGHHHTSFENALGTRLRVEAAPRILSLSAEGSEAGFKAVCHVQGSPLPDVQWIEPDGVQDGDTSFPLSQDATGQYRASSQLLDVKPGRQYICAASNSLGKDQATLYLLPPSPEKLTSKSSVSLLVLLLALALGIKLLLALGVGAWVIKRRFSVRASSVEH